Proteins from a genomic interval of Kitasatospora herbaricolor:
- a CDS encoding PadR family transcriptional regulator, translating into MSRRSGVLEFAVLGLLHDAPMHGYELRKRLNVLLGSFRAFSYGTLYPCLKSLVAQGFLVEDNPDVEYVPATALNGKRSKIVYRLSPEGKERFEELLADSGPDAWEDEHFGVHFAFFGQTDRAVRMRVLEGRRSRLEERLERMRSSIARTRERFDDYTLELQRHGLESVEREVRWLNELIETERANRTGRGGPSPASSGTDKTSDGRGQEIGSSDPPEPPYDRPGRSAQER; encoded by the coding sequence ATGAGCAGGCGGTCGGGAGTGCTGGAGTTCGCCGTCCTCGGCCTGCTCCACGACGCCCCGATGCACGGGTACGAGCTGCGCAAGCGGCTCAACGTCCTGCTCGGCTCGTTCCGCGCCTTCTCCTACGGCACGCTCTACCCCTGCCTGAAGAGCCTGGTGGCCCAGGGCTTCCTCGTCGAGGACAACCCGGACGTCGAGTACGTCCCGGCCACCGCGCTCAACGGCAAGCGATCGAAGATCGTCTACCGGCTCTCCCCCGAGGGCAAGGAGCGCTTCGAGGAGCTGCTCGCCGACTCCGGTCCGGACGCCTGGGAGGACGAGCACTTCGGCGTCCACTTCGCGTTCTTCGGCCAGACCGACCGGGCCGTGCGGATGCGCGTCCTGGAAGGGCGCCGCAGCCGGCTGGAGGAGCGGCTGGAACGCATGCGCAGCTCCATCGCCCGCACCCGCGAGCGGTTCGACGACTACACGCTCGAACTGCAGCGGCACGGGTTGGAGTCGGTCGAACGCGAGGTCCGCTGGCTCAACGAGCTGATCGAGACCGAGCGGGCCAACCGGACAGGACGGGGCGGGCCCTCACCCGCCTCGTCGGGTACCGACAAGACTTCGGACGGCCGTGGCCAGGAGATCGGGTCCTCGGACCCGCCCGAGCCACCGTACGACCGCCCGGGGCGCTCCGCTCAGGAGCGCTGA
- a CDS encoding inositol-3-phosphate synthase has protein sequence MGSVRVAIVGVGNCAASLVQGVEYYKDADPAGKVPGLMHVQFGDYHVRDVEFVAAFDVDAKKVGFDLADAIGASENNTIKICDVPPTGVTVQRGHTLDGLGKYYLETIEQSDEEPVDVVQVLKDRQVDVLVCYLPVGSEKAAKFYAQCAIDAKVGFVNALPVFIAGTKEWADKFTEAGVPIVGDDIKSQVGATITHRVMAKLFEDRGVLLERTMQLNVGGNMDFKNMLERERLESKKISKTQAVTSQVRDRELGAKNVHIGPSDYVAWLDDRKWAYVRLEGRAFGDVPLNLEYKLEVWDSPNSAGVIIDAVRAAKIAKDRGIGGPILSASSYFMKSPPVQYFDDEARDNVEKFIRGEVER, from the coding sequence ATGGGTTCGGTTCGCGTAGCCATCGTGGGCGTCGGCAACTGCGCCGCGTCGCTGGTGCAGGGTGTCGAGTACTACAAGGACGCCGACCCGGCCGGCAAGGTCCCCGGGCTGATGCACGTGCAGTTCGGCGACTACCACGTCCGTGACGTCGAGTTCGTCGCCGCGTTCGACGTCGACGCCAAGAAGGTCGGCTTCGACCTGGCCGACGCCATCGGCGCCAGCGAGAACAACACCATCAAGATCTGCGACGTGCCGCCGACCGGCGTCACCGTGCAGCGTGGTCACACCCTCGACGGCCTGGGCAAGTACTACCTGGAGACCATCGAGCAGTCCGACGAGGAGCCGGTCGACGTCGTCCAGGTCCTCAAGGACCGCCAGGTCGACGTCCTGGTCTGCTACCTGCCGGTGGGCTCGGAGAAGGCCGCCAAGTTCTACGCCCAGTGCGCCATCGACGCCAAGGTCGGCTTCGTCAACGCCCTCCCCGTGTTCATCGCGGGCACCAAGGAGTGGGCGGACAAGTTCACCGAGGCCGGCGTGCCGATCGTCGGCGACGACATCAAGTCGCAGGTCGGCGCCACCATCACGCACCGCGTGATGGCGAAGCTCTTCGAGGACCGCGGTGTCCTGCTGGAGCGCACCATGCAGCTGAACGTCGGCGGCAACATGGACTTCAAGAACATGCTCGAGCGTGAGCGCCTGGAGTCCAAGAAGATCTCCAAGACGCAGGCCGTCACCTCGCAGGTCCGTGACCGTGAGCTGGGCGCCAAGAACGTCCACATCGGCCCGTCCGACTACGTCGCGTGGCTCGACGACCGCAAGTGGGCCTACGTCCGCCTTGAGGGTCGCGCCTTCGGCGACGTCCCGCTGAACCTCGAGTACAAGCTCGAGGTCTGGGACTCCCCGAACTCGGCCGGTGTCATCATCGACGCCGTCCGCGCCGCGAAGATCGCCAAGGACCGCGGCATCGGCGGCCCCATCCTGTCGGCGTCCTCGTACTTCATGAAGTCCCCGCCGGTCCAGTACTTCGACGACGAGGCTCGCGACAACGTGGAGAAGTTCATCCGCGGTGAGGTCGAGCGCTGA